In bacterium, the DNA window TGAGCCCATACTGCTCACGAATCTGCTCGGGGGATTTCCCCGGCTTGTATGGAATTAATGATTCAATGTAAGGTGGTACAAGTGTCATATTAGTATGATTTCCCCCCAGTCTTCTAGGGGGATTAAGAGGGGTAAAATGTTCAGCAACTCGACAACTCTACTCGCCGAGCGGGGATTAAGCGAAGCGGTTCCCCGCCGGAATCTGACTATTTCCTGTTTTCAAATTTCCTATTTCAACAAAACCATCTTCCGCGCCATCGCCAAGCTCCCCACCGACAACCGCGCAAAATAAACTCCGCTCGCAAACTTCTCACCGTCAAACTCCACTGAATGCGCACCCGCACTCATTCTGCCATCAACAAGCCTCGCAACTTCCTTTCCCAACACATCAAACACAGCTAACTTAACAACCCCAGCTTTCGCCAAATCAAACTGCAAAGTCGTAGCAGGATTAAACGGATTGGGGTAATTGGGATAGAGCATGAACGTGGAAGGACCAGCCACATTTCGGTCATTAACTGTGGTTTCCGTCGCTCGAAACTCCCACTCTTCTTGCAACGGAAATGCTGCTATGTCTGAAGTCGGAGTTCGCATGTACACAAGGTCATTCTCGGTTGGAAGACCTTCCTGCCAGAAGTACGTTCCGGCTGAACGGTCGTGCATATACAGAGCGTGAATCCCACCTTCATTCACATACTTGGCGATGGTAATATCGCGCTCACTTGGATGATTCGCGATTTCGGGCATGTTCGTCTCACCCGGCGTGTTACTCACGTTGGTGGGCACAGCCCAACTTCGCCCATTGTCACGTGACTTACTGCAGTAATACTCCCCCATTGCCCAACCACTCACGCTGTAAGCATGACGGTCAAATTGCTGAAAAGCGCAATATAGAAAACCTGTCGTCGTATCAATTGCAAGACTCGGTTTCTGGCACATCAAATCGGCGCTACCAATAGACATGATATCAGGCGGTTCCCAGGCTTGACCGATCAAGCTGAATTGCTCTGTCTCGTCACACCAATGCCAAATTGACGACAGAATTGTCCGGACAGGATTCGCTTCGCCGGTTTCGTCGAAATAGTAATAACCACTTGCGGAGAACGAGATATGCACGTTATCATCCTCAT includes these proteins:
- a CDS encoding T9SS type A sorting domain-containing protein, whose translation is MKRVVLFSLVLGLVSAVFAQEGGTPNSVWMYVGSTWWDAQTSGSTGRLIAVAIGGQVHFVWTQSGSTQTFREAYYNCWNTEAGNLVFDTGAAMGGEWRSGFPTVNSGPFGHAIAVYHVNGTTSTYLQGLIEFLPCTGAFQQSTPPYFPETELTMYGRSDVDSHGRLHLVGTADGDSVQMFHVGGTPFYEEGMGLFVDWDSPYQVFDSRDFVYNSEDIACSRISERVAIAWIVDPPGSHDPENIVMQVSEDGGLNWGEITPVTNLPPIDTTCTLSPQICNGDTFRPYRDLSILFDEDDNVHISFSASGYYYFDETGEANPVRTILSSIWHWCDETEQFSLIGQAWEPPDIMSIGSADLMCQKPSLAIDTTTGFLYCAFQQFDRHAYSVSGWAMGEYYCSKSRDNGRSWAVPTNVSNTPGETNMPEIANHPSERDITIAKYVNEGGIHALYMHDRSAGTYFWQEGLPTENDLVYMRTPTSDIAAFPLQEEWEFRATETTVNDRNVAGPSTFMLYPNYPNPFNPATTLQFDLAKAGVVKLAVFDVLGKEVARLVDGRMSAGAHSVEFDGEKFASGVYFARLSVGSLAMARKMVLLK